One part of the Lycium ferocissimum isolate CSIRO_LF1 chromosome 8, AGI_CSIRO_Lferr_CH_V1, whole genome shotgun sequence genome encodes these proteins:
- the LOC132068223 gene encoding uncharacterized protein LOC132068223 translates to MGGDKTEKATTMVLKVDLQCSSCYKKVKKVLCKFPQIRDQVYDEKANTVTITVLCCSPEKIRDKLCCKGGGVIKSIEIKEPVKPKEPEKPKEPEKPKVPEKPKEPEKPKVVEKPKEPEKPKVVEKTKEPEKPKQPEKPKEPEKPKQPAKPKEPEKPKEPEKPKEPAKPKEPEKPKEPEKPKEAPVAPPPQPQPQPQPQNPHAQEPVIVMPVQGYPQISASGYGYPQQPAPGYGCGQCYESYTGGPCHHWYGQPVQPPPPAPCYNTYSYGYGPGPGTYGLPRGCYLNKCDYLSEENASGCSIM, encoded by the exons ATGGGTGGTGACAAGACTGAAAAA GCCACCACAATGGTGCTAAAGGTTGATCTTCAATGCTCAAGCTGCTACAAGAAGGTCAAAAAAGTTCTCTGCAAATTCCCTC AAATTCGAGACCAAGTGTATGATGAGAAGGCCAATACTGTTACCATCACTGTATTGTGCTGCAGTCCTGAAAAAATTCGTGACAAATTGTGTTGCAAAGGTGGGGGAGTAATCAAGAGCATTGAGATCAAAGAGCCCGTGAAGCCCAAGGAACCCGAAAAGCCCAAAGAGCCCGAAAAACCGAAAGTGCCCGAGAAGCCTAAAGAGCCCGAGAAACCAAAAGTGGTCGAGAAGCCTAAAGAGCCCGAGAAGCCCAAAGTGGTAGAGAAGACTAAAGAGCCCGAAAAACCCAAACAACCTGAGAAACCCAAAGAGCCCGAGAAGCCCAAACAACCCGCGAAGCCTAAGGAACCTGAGAAGCCAAAAGAACCAGAGAAACCAAAAGAGCCTGCAAAACCCAAGGAACCAGAAAAGCCCAAAGAACCTGAAAAGCCCAAAGAAGCACCAGTAGCTCCACCGCCACAACCACAACCGCAACCACAACCACAAAATCCACATGCTCAAGAGCCGGTGATCGTGATGCCAGTTCAAGGATACCCACAAATATCCGCTTCAGGGTATGGATACCCACAACAACCCGCTCCGGGTTATGGTTGCGGGCAATGTTACGAAAGCTATACCGGGGGCCCATGTCATCATTGGTATGGACAACCAGTACAACCACCTCCACCGGCCCCATGCTACAATACGTATTCATACGGATATGGGCCCGGGCCTGGGACATATGGGCTCCCAAGAGGCTGTTATTTGAACAAATGTGATTACTTAAGTGAAGAAAATGCATCTGGATGCTCAATTATGTGA